A genomic region of Streptomyces sp. NBC_00247 contains the following coding sequences:
- a CDS encoding Dps family protein, which translates to MSVVKSPLSDADLQTVGEALQGALVDLVDLSLAAKQVHWNVVGPRFRSVHLQLDEVVDTARQHSDTVAERASAVGVNPDGRSATIARTTAIDVVPDGWIKDVDAVKVLVDALEIVIGRMRERIDVTADPDPVSQDILIAVAADLEKHAWMFQAESA; encoded by the coding sequence ATGTCTGTCGTGAAGAGCCCGCTTTCCGATGCCGACCTCCAGACGGTGGGCGAGGCGCTCCAGGGTGCCCTGGTCGACCTGGTCGACCTCTCACTGGCCGCGAAGCAGGTCCACTGGAATGTTGTCGGCCCGCGCTTCCGCTCCGTGCACCTCCAGCTCGACGAGGTCGTGGACACCGCGCGCCAGCACTCCGACACGGTGGCCGAGCGAGCCTCGGCCGTCGGCGTCAACCCGGACGGACGGTCCGCGACCATCGCCCGGACGACCGCCATCGATGTCGTGCCGGACGGCTGGATCAAGGACGTCGACGCCGTGAAGGTCCTGGTGGACGCGCTGGAGATCGTGATCGGCCGGATGCGTGAGCGCATCGACGTGACCGCCGACCCGGACCCGGTGAGCCAGGACATCCTGATCGCCGTGGCCGCCGACCTCGAAAAGCACGCCTGGATGTTCCAGGCGGAGAGTGCCTGA
- a CDS encoding GNAT family N-acetyltransferase, with protein MPPLPLLARTSAFRAAFARRQAVETVELPGAFAVRDPEFPLSQEHNQLIVDAPDADPAALAGSAAQSLGQREHYRITVVDGPLGERATPALTAAGFSRDSAVVLARQTAGCTLPGAAARPAALAGIREAVFRQQSSWFQDEELVRQLTDRRAARLRGAEEVLFLAARTPEGHVAAWCDLYLDRAAGLAQLEDLVTAEPYRGQGHGDTLLATGLALAAAAGIPQLFLLAEASDWPRNWYARRGFTEIGRSHSFLGGSCATGG; from the coding sequence ATGCCACCCCTGCCTCTGCTCGCACGCACGTCCGCCTTCCGTGCCGCCTTCGCCCGTCGCCAGGCTGTCGAGACCGTCGAACTGCCGGGCGCCTTCGCCGTCCGCGACCCGGAGTTCCCGCTTTCCCAGGAGCACAACCAACTGATCGTCGACGCACCGGACGCCGATCCCGCGGCCTTGGCCGGTTCGGCCGCCCAGAGCCTCGGGCAGCGCGAGCACTACCGGATCACGGTGGTGGACGGGCCCCTGGGCGAGCGCGCCACCCCTGCGCTCACGGCTGCCGGGTTCAGCCGTGACTCCGCCGTGGTGCTGGCACGGCAGACCGCCGGCTGCACGCTGCCCGGCGCCGCGGCCCGCCCGGCCGCACTGGCCGGCATACGGGAAGCGGTGTTCCGGCAGCAGTCGAGCTGGTTCCAGGACGAAGAGCTGGTCCGGCAGCTCACCGATCGCCGTGCGGCCCGGCTGCGTGGTGCCGAGGAGGTGCTCTTCCTGGCCGCCAGAACGCCGGAGGGACACGTCGCCGCCTGGTGCGACCTGTATCTCGACCGGGCCGCCGGGCTGGCCCAGCTGGAGGACCTGGTGACCGCCGAGCCTTACCGCGGCCAGGGCCACGGCGACACCCTTCTCGCCACTGGTCTGGCGCTGGCCGCCGCCGCCGGAATCCCCCAGCTCTTCCTGCTCGCGGAGGCCTCCGACTGGCCGCGGAACTGGTACGCCCGGCGCGGCTTCACCGAGATCGGCCGCAGCCATTCCTTCCTCGGCGGGTCGTGCGCCACGGGTGGATGA
- a CDS encoding CinA family protein, producing MTVAARVLRHLAERGETLAVAESLTGGLVAAELTAVPGASRSFRGSVTAYATPLKHELLGVDRTLLAERGAVDAEVARGMAAGVRSALGADWGISTTGVAGPEPQDGQPVGTVFVAVAGPLGVGKVAALRLNGERTDIRRESVLHVLELLSGELAENAGAQDTEQNGGN from the coding sequence GTGACCGTCGCGGCCCGGGTACTGCGGCATCTCGCGGAGCGGGGGGAGACCCTCGCGGTGGCCGAGTCGCTGACCGGTGGCCTGGTCGCGGCGGAACTCACCGCCGTGCCGGGAGCCTCGCGCTCCTTCCGGGGGTCGGTGACGGCCTACGCGACCCCGCTGAAGCACGAGCTGCTGGGAGTCGACCGGACACTGCTTGCGGAGCGCGGAGCGGTGGACGCCGAGGTCGCGCGCGGTATGGCAGCCGGTGTGCGGTCGGCGCTCGGCGCCGACTGGGGGATCTCCACCACCGGGGTCGCCGGCCCTGAACCCCAGGACGGTCAGCCGGTGGGCACCGTCTTCGTCGCGGTCGCGGGGCCGCTCGGGGTCGGTAAAGTCGCGGCACTGCGGTTGAACGGCGAGCGTACGGACATCCGTAGAGAGAGCGTGCTTCACGTCCTTGAGCTGCTCTCCGGCGAACTCGCAGAAAATGCGGGGGCACAGGATACGGAACAGAACGGGGGGAATTGA
- a CDS encoding helix-turn-helix domain-containing protein: protein MILLRRLLGDVLRRQRQRQGRTLREVSSSARVSLGYLSEVERGQKEASSELLSAICDALDVRMSELMREVSDELSLAELAASAAASDPVHVPVRPMLNSVSVASVAGVPAGRVTIKAPAEAVEVVAA from the coding sequence ATGATTCTGCTCCGTCGCCTGCTGGGTGACGTGCTGCGTCGGCAGCGCCAGCGCCAAGGCCGTACTCTGCGCGAAGTCTCCTCGTCCGCCCGGGTCTCGCTCGGCTATCTCTCCGAGGTGGAGCGGGGGCAGAAGGAGGCATCCTCCGAGCTGCTCTCCGCGATTTGCGACGCGCTTGACGTACGGATGTCCGAGCTCATGCGTGAAGTGAGCGATGAGCTGTCACTCGCCGAACTCGCCGCGTCGGCGGCAGCCAGTGATCCGGTCCACGTGCCGGTTCGCCCCATGCTCAACTCCGTCTCCGTGGCATCGGTGGCGGGTGTGCCAGCGGGTCGGGTGACGATCAAGGCGCCCGCGGAAGCGGTGGAGGTCGTCGCTGCCTGA
- a CDS encoding Fpg/Nei family DNA glycosylase, giving the protein MPEGDTVARTAKHLHAALAGRVLTHADLRVPRFATADLTGRTVLDVTPRGKHLLTRLEGGLTLHSHLRMDGAWRIFAPGERWRGGPAYEIRAVLGNTDHTAVGYRLPVLELLRTPDEEKVVGHLGPDLLGPDWDADRALTNLLADPGRPLGEALLDQRNLAGIGNVYKCELCFLARVTPWLPVGELPESLLPRLVGAAARLLDANRDRSTRTTTGRVAALSRTREPVYVYGRSGRPCLRCRTPVRKADQADRPTYWCPHCQSGPAPR; this is encoded by the coding sequence ATGCCCGAAGGAGACACCGTCGCGCGGACGGCGAAGCATCTGCACGCCGCTCTCGCCGGAAGGGTGCTCACCCACGCCGATCTGCGGGTGCCCCGATTCGCCACCGCCGACCTGACCGGCCGTACCGTCCTCGATGTGACCCCGAGGGGCAAGCACCTCCTCACCCGGCTGGAGGGCGGTCTCACGCTCCACAGCCATCTGCGGATGGACGGCGCCTGGCGGATCTTCGCCCCCGGGGAGCGGTGGCGCGGCGGTCCGGCGTACGAGATCCGGGCCGTCCTCGGCAACACCGACCACACCGCGGTGGGCTACCGCCTGCCGGTACTCGAGCTCCTGCGCACACCGGACGAGGAGAAGGTGGTCGGGCATCTGGGCCCCGACCTGCTCGGGCCCGACTGGGACGCGGACAGGGCTCTGACGAATCTGCTGGCCGACCCGGGCCGCCCGCTCGGCGAGGCACTGCTCGACCAGCGCAATCTGGCCGGGATCGGCAACGTCTACAAGTGCGAGCTCTGCTTCCTGGCCCGCGTCACCCCCTGGCTCCCGGTGGGCGAACTGCCGGAGTCTCTCCTCCCTCGGCTGGTGGGCGCCGCCGCGCGGCTGCTGGACGCGAACCGCGACCGCTCCACCCGCACGACCACGGGCCGGGTCGCGGCCCTCAGCCGCACCCGTGAACCGGTGTACGTCTACGGGCGCTCGGGTCGCCCCTGTCTGCGCTGCCGCACCCCCGTCCGCAAGGCGGACCAGGCCGACCGCCCCACGTACTGGTGTCCCCACTGCCAGTCGGGCCCCGCCCCGCGCTGA